tatagaagaTCTGGTAATGTGAGCATTATAGCAATTACGTTGGTTTTATGGCCCATTGCTAGCAAATTGGCAATATTTCTTGGTTAGGGGCCGGGACTATGAGCTTTTTAGCTGAATTTTATTAGTTGAGATGTTTAtgtggcttttttttttatggaaaaaaaaagcaatGAGAAAAAGAAAGGTATGatagtttgaaaaataaaaataaggtaTGAAGTTTTTTCTAAAAGtacgtttttttatatatgttagcataatcaaaaatgatatataatgtataattgtAAAGTAGTGACGAGCATGATACAttgatacccgcgcaatgcggcggcggcggtggggatggcggtctagtggtgtcggtgatagtactattggtggtggcggcggtgtcaagtggtgtaggttgatgtaattgtgatagtggaaatttttagaagataatggCTTAAAGTgttgattataaaaataaaagtttagagtgtaattaattcattaagagcaaatttggtatttttaaaaaattctttccATAGTgagtgtttattaagggtaatttagtaattttgtttgtaattattgtgtaactatttctaaaggagtatagatatagatatatccTTCTAAAGTTCTTAAGCTCTCTAAGTACATTTCTAGCACACTTGGAAAAATTGTATAAGATGAATGAAGAGAATTAGTGAAACATACATGTTAAAGTTTTATGGAATTAGGCATTTAGGCGGATGTTTCGTAGaaaatatgatataatctatactatgttataaagcaaattcacttttcaactttcaaaattcaacatttatataatatctttaaaagaaatgttaacctcttttttttctcccttctcaaatcttaaccacgtattattctctctcatccataaatcattttattcctctaattcattcaaaattatttatctCAAAACCGTACGTTGATCAATAATAAagattatatgggtgttcttaaaatttcatgcactttcattagagatgtcattcgatatactttcgacgaatttttaaatccgagggcgcaGCCCGGACGGCTAAGGCAATTGGCTATGACActgtatgacctatcacctcatatgacctatcatattctatgacctatcacccctaccgctgcaacgcgcgggtactttgtCTCGTTTTAATGTAAAGAGGAAAGTTAATGTCTATAACACGGGCTTCCTTTAAATTGCTTTAAAATTTCCATTGTACTTATATGGTCTAATTTTAAggtgtttattttattttagacaCCTACAAATAATTTTACCAATTTGGTCAAGAAATTCTTACCAAGAAACAAAATCAACTCAATCAAAACATGCCAAGTGTCAATAGTGGGTTTCAAACTTATACTAACTTCTACTCAATATGATATTTTTGAGTTGTATAGCTACCATTTCACTTGGTTACTTTCTAAAAAATTTCTATTCTTATTTAATAACTTTGGTATAAAAACTGTATATAGTTTGTGTTGATTATTGATTGAACAATACAGACCAGAATATATAGACCCTAATACAATCTATTCAAGGTAAATATAAATCataattattgatatatttagaAACATAAATCTTGGTCTAATATTCCCCCTCAAGCTAAGGCCGAGGAACGACTGCTAGCTTGGATCTTAGAAGCAAGAATCGTTGTGAGGATAAGGGCTTGTTGAACACATCTGCATCTACAATCTGATCTTCTGTCTTTATAAACTGAACCGAGAGCTGTTTTTGAGCCACCCTTTCTCTAATGAAATGAAAATCAATTTCCACATGTTTTGTACGGGCATGCAAGACGGGATTTGCTGAAAGATAAGTAGCTCCTAGATTGTCACACCATAAGGTGGGAGCTGGTGTCATGGAAACATGAAGTTCTTTCAAAAGAGCCTCTAGCCATGTTAGCTCAGCAACTGTATCCGCCAAGGCCTTGTATTCTGCTTTTGTAGATGACCTAGAGACAGTGCGTTGTTTACGAGCACGCCATGAAATGAGATTGGAGCCAAGATAGATAGCATATCCCCCCGTGGATCGACGGTCATCGAGAGAGCCAGCCCAGTCAGCATCATAAAAGGCAGTAAGAGAGCGGTCATGAGCATTTGTGTATGCATGGATGATAGGGGCTGAATTTTGTTGaatcaaaagactaaaatttGAAGTGCCGTGAAGATACCAAAGAATCCTCTTGACTGCAGACCAGTGATTCTCGGTTGGAGAGTGCATAAACTGACAAACTTTGTTGACAGCAAAGGTGATTTCGGGTCTGGAAAGAGTTAAGTACTGTAAGGCTCCTACTGTTTGTCTAAATTGAACAGGATCAGTAAGCTGAGGGCTGTCACCAAAGGCTAATGTTGAATTGATTGCCATTGGAAAGTTAACTGGTTTGGACTGAGAGAGACCCGCCTTGTGAATAAGATCTGAAATATATTTCTTCTGAGAGAGAATCAGATCATTACCTTTGGGAACTACCTCGATACCtaaaaagtatgaaagttgACCCATGTCTTGGATTGCAAACTTGGTGCTTAATTGTTGAATGATATGATTGATGAGTCGTGGATTGTTACCAGTGAGAATAATATCATCTACATAGCCAAGCATATAAAGCAAGGCTCCATGATGagagtaaataaataaagatggaTCCGTCTTAGAACCCGAGAACCCAAGATGTAATAGGGCCCCTGAAAGGCGATTAAACCAAGCCCTCGGAGCGTGTCTGAGACCATATAAGGACTTGAAGTAAGCATATATGATCTGGTTTTTGTGAATATGTAAAACCTGGTGATTGACGTAAATAGACGGTTTCTTTAAAATCACCGTGTAAAAAGGCATTATGCACTTCAAGTTGTCTAAGCGGCCATTTCCTTGAGACAGCAAGAGATAAAACCACACACACCGTAGTGGATTTAACCACTGGACTAAATGTCTCATGGTAATCGATCCCCGGTTGTTGCTTGAAACCCTTGGCTACTAGACGGGCCTTGTAGCGTTTGATGTTTCCATGTTTATCACGTTTTAACCTGTACACCCACTTACAATCTACAATATTAGAATTAGGGATAGGTGGTACTAAAGTACCATTTCTCATTAAGGCTTTAAATTCCTCTATCATGGTAGCACCTCAGTGAGGATTTTTGTTGGCAGCAACAAAAGTTGGAGGTTCGGTTGGTGTTGAGTTTGTGGAAGTATGAAAAGCAGTTGCATTGTACGGAACCCTGGGTTTAGGATTTTGTCTTAGGTTGGAGGGTCGGGGACGAGTTTGAGCTTTAGTGTGTGCAAAATCAGTGGTGGATTGGGTGGTGGAGATTGGTTGAGTATGGCGACGACTGTATGTGTACTGGAGAGGTGGCTGTGGCAGGGGTGGTGGTTCAGGAATGGTAGATGAGGTAGATGGTGGATAGGTAGATGGGGAAGCCTCAAAGTTTTCTTGGTTCTGATTTGTAGGGGGTGATTCTGGTGGGTTTGTTTCAGGGTGTAAGGGTTGTATTATGGGTGGGTTAGTGGCAGGTTGTTGGTTGGGTGAACTTGTGACTTCGGGATGGGCATTTTTTGGGTGAGATGATTGGGCAGATGGCGTAGAATTAGATTGGGACACCAGATTGTGCCAATAGTGTGAGGCCAGTCTCGATTACACGACGATGACGTCTCTCAACGAAGCCATTTTGCTCGCTTGTATGTGGGCAGGAAAGTCGATGTATGATTCCAAAGGTTTTAAAAAATGAGGATAAGTTGCGAAATTCCCCTCCCCAATATGTTTGGACAacttttaagtgtgttttaaaCTTTCGTTCAGCTATTGCATGAAACTGTTTAAAGGTGGTGTAAAcatcatatttttgtttaagAGGAAAAAGCCACATGTATCTAGTGTAATGGTCAACCCAAAGCAAAAAATAACGGTGGCCATAAAAGGAAGTAACTGGGGCTGGACCCCAAACATCACAGAACACTAAATCCAAAACACAAGAACTTTTATAGTTTGAAGAGGACAAATGCATTTTTGAAGATTTTCCCATAGGACAGGAAttacaaaaaggaaaaagagagtTTGTAACAGGAAGACTATGTCTTGAAATCATTGACTTTAAAAGTTGAGAGTGAGGATGTCCAAGTCTTTGATGCCAAGTTGTAGGAGATGCTCGAATACTTGAAAGGGCAACATGGGAAACAGGATCAAGCTTTGGAAGATGAAGGGAGTACAACCCGTCTTTACTTGGACCCGTGAGGAGGATAGTACGGGTAACCGTATCCTTCACACAAAAAAAGgtagcatgaaattcaaagaatacattattatcttgacaaaAATGTTGTACGAAAAGAaggtttcttttaattttaggaACATGAAGGATTTTGTTAATGTTAAGGGTTTTATTGGGTGATTCAAATTTTGTAGAGGCAATGTGAAGAATGGGTAAACTTGTGCCTTTACCAACAAATAAAGAATCCTTACCATGATAAGGTTCAGAGTCCTCAAAGCCACTAAGATCAGGTTCCACATGACTATTAGCACCAGTATCAGGCAACCAAGATGATGTTTGTGACCGATGATCAACATAGTTTGCTTGAGGAGCCTGTCGTGGTGGACGAAAGGCTGGGTCACGGTTGGGACACTGTAAAGGAAGTGTCCAATGCCACACCTGTTGCATGAACCGTAGACTGTATTCTGATTAGTTGCCTAAGAAAATCTAGAATCTGTACCTGTGTTAGGGCCAGATTGGCGGCTCGTTTGATGGTTGTAGCAGCCACGACCTCGGCGATTGTAAGCCCCACGGGTTGCAGATCCACGGTTAGTGTAAAATGCCTTATTGGGTTGTGGTGCAGATTGTGATGCAGGTTGAACGGTAAAGCCCAGTTAGGTCATTAATTGCTGAAGGGACCTTATGGTTTCATCTGGAAGCTGCTAGAGAGTGAAGGATTCTGGTTGGCGATGGTTAAGAAGGCTTGAACTGCCAGAACAGAAACAATCTTTTTGATCATGTACTCGTTGTCTGCAAGAAGGTTTGGAAGTTCTAGGAGAGTAACAGGGGGCTGCCTTCCAACTAGGTTGGGTTTCATAAAGTTGTATTCTTCTCTTAGACCTGTAATAACAAGCATTACAATATCTTTTTCTTCCATTGGCTCACCAATGTTTGCTAGGGCATCCGAGTATTCTTGTGCTCGTGCAACATAATCGGCAGATGTCTCTTGTGGTTTCATCTTAATCTTGAAAAGTTGTGTTTTAAGAGTGTATTCTCGGGATGATGTGTGTGGTGCATAAGCACGTTCCAAGGCCAGCTAAAGTTCACGAGAGGTATCACCTTGGGCATGCTTAAATGATGCCTCAGAGATGGTGGAAAGCAAAAGCATATGAATGTGAGCATCATTCGAGATCCATGCGGAATAGTCTGGATTTTTATGAGATTTGGTTGCAGATTCTTTGTAGGGGCAGAGGATGTAGAGGAAAGGGTTTTAGATGGACAGGTTAGGGATCCATCAATGTAATCAAAAAGACCATTTGTGATTAGAAAGGGTTTGATCATAGTCTTCCAGAAACCATAATTGGTGAGACTCAATTTGAACCCAAACTTGTGAGAGTTGTGGGTTGTTTTGTCCGTAGATGTGAAGGCGGTGATGGTCATTGTGGACCGATGATAGAGGATCAATTGTGGCTGATGAGAAAAGGAGTTGTTGGCAGAAAGCCTTTCGCAGGGCTAGGGTTTGGATGACTAGCTCTAATACCATAATAACTTTGGTATAAAAACTGTATATAGTTTGTATTGATTATTGATTGAACAATACAGACCATAATATATAGACCCTAATACAATCTATTTAAGGTAAATATAAATCACAATTAAATCAcaattattgatatatttagaAACATAAATCTTGGTCTAATATTATCAAAGTGTAAGGTGTTAATGCAAGTAGTTCGACACTTCTATTTTTGAGATGCATCAGGTATTGGTGGTAGTTTGTTCCTTTTGAAAAGGTATTGGTGGTAGTTTGTTCCTTTTGAAAATGAATGCTTGAAACTAGGCAAAAACCTAATTCAATAATCCTAGGAGTAGTGCCTTCACGTAAAGTCCATAAATATATCTCAATCATGGCCCCATATGAATATATTCAAACACATATAGATAAGTTAGTGAATACTACTTAGGTCGGTGGCTACCTAAGGAAACTCCGATTCGATCcgcccctctttttttttttattagaaagaGCGGGCCTAAGATGGGTTTATTCTCTTCTTCTAGAGATTCCTCAGGAATGCTCTTGAGCATATTGCAAGATGCACTACTTTCAGGGTATcctaagggcgcgtttggttcgcgaAATGTTTTTACAAGGAATGGAATCTGACGgaatggaatggaatttgaaTGAATGGAATTTAATTCTGTGGCATGTTTGGTTGTTAGGAAACTGAATGGAATACAATTCCTTTTGTCTGTTTGGTTTGTAAATCTGTCAATGGAATTGGAATGGAATTCTAATAAaagaccaaaatacccttaatccacaaattttttaaattattatacatttatagaataacataataaaaatgtcaaatgcaaaatataaaatacatacaaGTAATATTGTGGATATTTTTTGATGATCTGACCATTGAACTAACCAGGAAAAATTGTGTAGAATTTACATAATGTAAAATATCATTtcgatagatatatataaattcatataGATACAGCATCCAcaaatattatcataaattcaatagatatatataaattcatggACACCATCATAATAAACCATTTTCCATCTAAACTACTACACCATCATTGGAAAGCATTTTAGTACAGTAGCCACAAGTATTATGATAACTAGTCAAGTATTATGATAACTAGTAGTGATCCAAATTTTAGTACAACAACTACAAGTTTCATCTTAAGTAGTGATCCAAAATAAATACAACAACCACAAGTTTCATCTTTAGTAGTGTAGCCACACGTATATCATTATCAAAAGCTTCACAAAAACAAGTACAACAGCCACCACTAGATACCCATATTACTCTTCCAACATGAACTTCACAAAAGCCACTCGATCATCTCCTTCCAAATTCCAAAAGTTTAACACTGCTTCTAGCTCACGTATGATCTTTCGACTAGCCTTGAACTTGTCCATAAGAGACATTGATGGAATTTTGGAAATTTCGGCACTCACCATGGATGTTTTATCTTGCAATTCTACTTGAGCTTTGAACAAATTAGCCGATGCTTCACGGAGTTCTTTACCAAGTAAAGCAGCTGCATTGCTCATTTCCTTAAAAGGATCAAGTCTACTTTTCCTTTTTCTAGTACGAGCACTTGAAACTTCTTTCACTTTGCACATTTGTAGTAGTAGGTGTAGCATGGCTAACTTCAGTGGGCTCATCAAGGTTGTCTTCCGTGTGTTGCGATTGTTCTTCCAAGTTTGCATCATTTTCCATCTCAATGAAATCTCTAACACTGTCACCTTGAGCTCTATCTTTCCCAAACACACTACACAGATCTTGATAATGAGGAAAAGGCTTATTCCTCCATTTAACAGCCCCTTTGTGTGtctagaaacataaaaaaaaaacaagtaactATTTTACTAAAACAAAATCTAATTTAGATCAGCcatgttatttatatttataaaagctAATAAAGTTTAACAACATACCGCGATGAAAGGTTCCCACACTGCTGGTTCAGAAACAGTTCCACACTTGTTGACGTTATCATAACCAAATCCACTTGTGTTTGTACCAGTCACCATATCATAAACGACCTGCCAATCctttttcattgtttttatcCTTGACTCGATATGAGGTTTACCCGTTATACCCGCATCAAGGAGTGATACTTTTAAAGCTTGCTCTAAGTGAAGCAAATACCTAGACTTAAAACCATTGTCAGCTTTGTATAGCCCGACATTTACCATGTTGACAAGTGCTTCGACAAGTTTGGCATCTTCAAATGGAGACCAGTTCCTATAGTTTTTTCCTCTTTCTCCCATACCTGTTCAAAACAAACACAAGAAAGTAATACATCATACCTgatcacatacatatacataatctTTAATTAAATACAACCAATGAAACACAAAGCACAAAGTATCATTAAATATGACAAAGATACAATCAGTTTGTCGACAATACAAAATCTAGATAAAGATAACTTTTATCATCAACTTAATACAAGTTTTCAGTGTGTAGAATTCCAAGATTCAAACATAGTTTGAGCTAAATTATCTCTAAATGTTGTCCACTCATTAGATTTCCCAATAGAAGTGATATTTTCGTCATCGTCATCTCCATCTCCATTGTCTCCCGTCCCCTGATCTGGTTCTTCGTTTTCAAATGGATCTACAGCCATTTCTTGCCTTATAAAGTTGTGGAGAAGACAACATGCCATTATGATTCTATTCTTTACATCAATCGGATAAAATGAATTGTCTTTTAAAATAGCCCATCTTCCCTTCAAAATACCAAAACATCTCTCTATAACATTTCTTGCAGAAGAGTGTCTCATATTGTATAATTCTTTTGGCGTAGTTGGTTGGTGTCCCCAATCATTTAAATATACCTTTGACCTCTATAAGGGGCAAGAAAACCTTCTCCATTTGTATAACCGGCATCTACCAAGTAATAACCTATAAACATCATAGTTAATACCTCACTAGATAACAAGGTCACCCAAAACCTTGATAACATTATATTTAACTTGCTTGTACATACCCGGTCTTGGAACTTTTAATCCATGTGGTCTAACAAGGGCATCTCGAAGCACTCTACCATCAGCCGCCGATCCCTCCCATCTCggtaatacataaataaattgcATATCTTGGGAGCAAACCCCTAAGACGTTTATACCAATATCATTCTTTCTTGTTCTATATCTAGGTTTCTCTTCGAGCGGTACCCTACAAGTTATGTGTGTTCCATCTAAAGCCCCTAGACAATTCTACacacgataaaaaaaaaaaaataaacagaaaCCGTCAATATACCATATCAAGCTAATTGCTAAAAAGCttaaatataactattataCCTTGAACCACTTCCATCTTTGATCAGTTGAATCTTCAAGAACAGGTTCTGGTTTCTTAAGTAAATGTGAATGCAATCTTATCACCGCGTTACAAACTCGAGTAAAAAGTCTACTAATTGTTTCACCCGAACGATAAAAATTGCAAATAATGACCCGATTCTTAATATTATGGGCAAGCATGTGAAGAAAGATAGCAACTTGTTCATCAACACTCATATTTCTACTTGCTTTCAATCCACCTATACTCATGAGCATGCCACACAACTTTCTAAAACACCATCGATTCATCCTAAGGTTTGAGATACACAAAGTGTCACTCTGGTAAATATACCTCTCTAATATCGAAGATCGACTAAAACTTGATGAAATGCTTCGAATACATGATTTATTATGTCTATATTTGACCATCAACATACAGATTGTAGTAAAATACCATACAAGTATGCTCATAACTTGGTTCCAAAATGCAACAACTATTTGTTTTCTCCGTTGTCTACGTCGACGTGTTACTAAACTAAGACGTGACATCTCCTGTTCA
The sequence above is drawn from the Erigeron canadensis isolate Cc75 chromosome 4, C_canadensis_v1, whole genome shotgun sequence genome and encodes:
- the LOC122596816 gene encoding uncharacterized protein LOC122596816, producing the protein MSVDEQVAIFLHMLAHNIKNRVIICNFYRSGETISRLFTRVCNAVIRLHSHLLKKPEPVLEDSTDQRWKWFKNCLGALDGTHITCRVPLEEKPRYRTRKNDIGINVLGVCSQDMQFIYVLPRWEGSAADGRVLRDALVRPHGLKVPRPGYYLVDAGYTNGEGFLAPYRGQRQEMAVDPFENEEPDQGTGDNGDGDDDDENITSIGKSNEWTTFRDNLAQTMFESWNSTH